One region of Thiomonas intermedia genomic DNA includes:
- a CDS encoding DUF1289 domain-containing protein codes for MSEPPASDAGEPDTPCVGVCSTGFDDVCRGCLRTAVEVGRWVEMSPEEKRTVWRRILAAGYVPRRQE; via the coding sequence ATGAGCGAGCCCCCGGCCAGCGACGCCGGCGAGCCCGACACCCCCTGCGTCGGTGTGTGTTCCACGGGTTTTGACGACGTTTGCCGCGGCTGTCTGCGCACGGCCGTCGAAGTGGGCCGCTGGGTCGAGATGAGTCCCGAGGAAAAGCGCACTGTCTGGCGCCGCATCCTGGCGGCGGGCTACGTTCCACGGCGCCAGGAATGA
- the galU gene encoding UTP--glucose-1-phosphate uridylyltransferase GalU, giving the protein MLPTITKAVFPVAGLGTRFLPATKATPKEMMPVVDKPLIQYAVEEAYAAGVTEMIFVTGRHKRAIEDHFDTAYELEHELEAAGKQALLEVVRSVKPDNVQCVFVRQPVANGLGAAVLCAERLVGSEPFAVILADDLLVGEPPVMAQMVDIHSRHGRSVIATEEVPREHTKRYGIVSGQEITPGLTSLSGIVEKPAPDVAPSTQAVVGRYILSPRVFHHLRHGKPGAGGEIQLTDGISALLREEAVYAYRYSGRRFDCGSKMGYLEATVQLGMSHPETGPEFSAYINSLRAEG; this is encoded by the coding sequence ATGCTTCCGACCATCACCAAAGCCGTCTTTCCCGTCGCCGGTCTCGGCACGCGCTTCCTGCCCGCGACCAAGGCCACCCCGAAAGAAATGATGCCGGTGGTCGACAAGCCGCTGATCCAGTACGCGGTCGAAGAAGCCTATGCCGCGGGCGTGACCGAAATGATCTTCGTCACGGGCCGCCACAAACGCGCCATCGAAGACCACTTCGACACCGCCTACGAACTCGAACATGAACTCGAAGCTGCGGGAAAACAGGCCTTGCTGGAGGTGGTTCGCAGCGTCAAGCCCGACAACGTCCAATGCGTGTTCGTGCGCCAGCCGGTCGCCAACGGGCTGGGCGCCGCCGTGTTGTGCGCCGAGCGTCTGGTCGGCAGCGAGCCGTTCGCCGTCATCCTCGCCGACGACTTGCTGGTGGGTGAGCCGCCCGTCATGGCGCAGATGGTCGACATCCACAGCCGCCATGGCCGCAGCGTCATTGCGACCGAAGAGGTGCCACGCGAGCACACCAAACGCTACGGCATCGTCAGCGGCCAGGAGATCACCCCGGGGCTGACCTCGCTTTCGGGCATCGTGGAAAAACCGGCGCCCGACGTCGCGCCGAGCACCCAGGCCGTGGTGGGCCGCTACATCCTCAGCCCCCGCGTGTTTCATCATCTGCGTCACGGCAAGCCCGGTGCCGGTGGCGAAATCCAGTTGACCGACGGCATCTCCGCGCTGCTGCGTGAAGAAGCGGTTTACGCCTACCGCTACAGCGGTCGCCGCTTCGACTGCGGAAGCAAAATGGGTTATCTCGAAGCCACCGTGCAGTTGGGCATGAGTCACCCTGAGACCGGGCCGGAATTCAGCGCCTACATCAACAGCCTGCGCGCCGAGGGCTGA
- the mbfA gene encoding iron exporter MbfA, with translation MNLISLFSMPNLTRNGASLEFSGLNEQQLLALAISLEEDDARIYSQYAQAVSADYPDTAALFRGMAAEENTHRHRLLELYRKRFGDRIPLIRRQDVRGFIERKPLWLVQPIDLEKFRAQAEVMEAESRMFYAKAARHATDTGIRQLLGDLAAAEATHEQQAEALGNRFITPQTIHSERETQRRAFVLRFVQPGLAGLMDGSVSTLAPLFAAAFATHDTWATFLVGLAAALGAGISMAFAEAMSDDGSLTGRGSPWLRGGVTGLMTALGGLGHTLPYLLPNFHLATLLAFAVVALELVVIAWVRKRFMDTPFGLAVLQVVVGGLLVFATGILIGSA, from the coding sequence ATGAACCTGATCTCGTTGTTCTCGATGCCCAACCTGACGCGCAATGGCGCGTCTCTGGAATTCTCCGGCCTCAACGAGCAGCAACTGCTCGCGCTGGCCATTTCGCTTGAAGAAGACGATGCTCGGATCTACAGCCAATACGCACAGGCCGTGAGCGCCGACTACCCCGATACGGCGGCGCTCTTTCGCGGCATGGCGGCTGAGGAGAACACCCACCGCCACCGCCTGCTCGAGCTCTACCGCAAGCGCTTTGGCGACCGGATTCCGCTCATACGCCGTCAGGACGTGCGCGGCTTCATCGAGCGCAAGCCCTTGTGGCTGGTGCAGCCGATCGATCTCGAGAAGTTTCGCGCCCAGGCCGAAGTGATGGAGGCCGAGTCGCGCATGTTCTATGCCAAGGCTGCACGACACGCCACCGACACCGGCATCCGCCAGTTGCTCGGCGATCTTGCCGCCGCCGAGGCCACGCATGAGCAGCAGGCCGAAGCGCTCGGCAACCGCTTCATCACGCCGCAAACCATCCACTCCGAGCGCGAAACGCAGCGCCGCGCCTTTGTGCTTCGCTTCGTGCAACCCGGGCTGGCCGGCCTGATGGACGGTTCGGTCTCCACCCTGGCGCCGCTGTTCGCCGCAGCCTTCGCCACGCACGACACCTGGGCCACCTTCCTGGTCGGCCTCGCGGCGGCGCTGGGCGCGGGCATCAGCATGGCCTTCGCCGAGGCCATGTCGGACGACGGCTCACTCACCGGGCGCGGCAGCCCCTGGCTGCGAGGCGGCGTCACCGGCCTGATGACCGCGCTGGGTGGCCTGGGCCACACCCTGCCCTATCTTCTGCCCAACTTCCATCTCGCCACCCTGCTGGCTTTCGCCGTGGTGGCTCTGGAACTGGTGGTGATTGCCTGGGTGCGCAAGCGCTTCATGGACACCCCGTTCGGCCTGGCCGTGCTGCAGGTCGTCGTGGGCGGCCTGCTGGTCTTCGCCACGGGCATTCTGATCGGCAGCGCCTGA
- a CDS encoding sulfurtransferase TusA family protein has translation MDQPVIDVDLDTRGLNCPLPILKAKKALAQMQSGQVLRVVSTDGGSVRDFQAFARQTGNALVEQKTEGGEYHHLLRRR, from the coding sequence GTGGATCAACCCGTGATTGATGTCGATCTGGATACGCGCGGACTGAACTGCCCGCTGCCCATCCTCAAGGCCAAGAAAGCGCTCGCGCAGATGCAGAGCGGTCAAGTGCTGCGCGTGGTGTCCACCGACGGCGGTTCGGTCCGGGATTTTCAGGCTTTTGCTCGCCAGACCGGCAACGCCCTGGTCGAGCAGAAGACCGAGGGCGGCGAGTACCACCATCTGCTTCGTCGGCGCTGA
- the tsaE gene encoding tRNA (adenosine(37)-N6)-threonylcarbamoyltransferase complex ATPase subunit type 1 TsaE — protein sequence MPPVAITLQLADEHDTETLASALALAWTQHPERRLLITLDGDLGAGKTTFARAFLRALGVQGRIKSPSFSLLEEYNLDIPDLQFKGTLQTSAYHIDLYRFSDPHEWDDSGLRDVVGGPGISLVEWPQRAQGLLPLADLSVHLEPEGEQRRCTLRATTEQGQRLVRTLPEGLKSG from the coding sequence ATGCCTCCTGTCGCCATCACGCTGCAGCTCGCCGACGAACACGACACCGAAACGCTTGCAAGCGCGCTGGCTTTGGCGTGGACGCAACACCCAGAGCGGCGCCTTCTGATCACCCTCGACGGCGACCTCGGCGCAGGGAAAACCACCTTTGCACGCGCCTTTCTCCGCGCGCTGGGTGTGCAGGGGCGCATCAAAAGTCCCAGTTTCAGCCTGCTGGAGGAGTACAACCTCGACATTCCCGACCTACAATTCAAGGGAACTCTTCAGACCTCCGCCTATCACATTGATCTTTATCGCTTTTCAGACCCGCATGAGTGGGACGATTCAGGATTGCGCGATGTCGTAGGCGGACCGGGGATCAGTCTGGTCGAGTGGCCGCAGCGCGCACAGGGACTCTTGCCCCTGGCCGACTTGAGCGTGCACCTCGAGCCCGAAGGCGAGCAGCGTCGCTGCACCTTGCGCGCCACGACTGAACAGGGACAGCGATTGGTTCGCACCCTGCCGGAGGGTTTGAAGTCCGGTTGA
- a CDS encoding LysE/ArgO family amino acid transporter, with protein MAGMLPTHSLLSVASAAAQGLTLSLGLIVAIGAQNAFVLRQGLRREHVGPIVAFCALADVSLIAAGVGGMSQALGESPMLSRALALGGAVFLAVYGWRALQRARRTETLETTAEGRGLSLGAAMAQALAFTLLNPHVYLDTVLLMGNLGARQPDGLRGWFVAGAGLGSALWFGVLGYGARWLAPWFARPRAWQILDSLTGIIMAMLAALLLPHAFQGL; from the coding sequence ATGGCGGGCATGCTCCCAACTCATTCGCTCTTGTCGGTCGCGTCGGCCGCGGCCCAAGGCCTGACGCTCAGCCTCGGCCTCATCGTGGCCATCGGCGCACAGAACGCCTTCGTGCTTCGCCAAGGCCTGCGCCGCGAACATGTGGGCCCCATCGTCGCGTTCTGCGCCTTGGCCGATGTGAGCCTGATCGCCGCAGGCGTCGGCGGGATGTCGCAGGCGCTGGGCGAGAGCCCCATGCTGTCGCGAGCGCTGGCACTGGGCGGGGCCGTCTTTCTGGCGGTGTATGGCTGGCGCGCCCTGCAACGCGCTCGCCGCACCGAAACGCTCGAAACCACGGCAGAGGGACGCGGGCTGAGTCTCGGCGCCGCAATGGCTCAGGCGCTGGCGTTCACCCTGCTCAACCCGCACGTCTATCTCGACACGGTGCTACTGATGGGCAATTTGGGCGCGCGCCAGCCGGATGGACTGCGCGGGTGGTTCGTCGCTGGCGCGGGCCTGGGCAGCGCGCTCTGGTTCGGCGTGCTCGGCTACGGAGCGCGATGGCTGGCGCCCTGGTTTGCCCGGCCGCGCGCCTGGCAGATTCTCGATAGTCTGACGGGAATCATCATGGCGATGCTGGCCGCCTTGCTGCTGCCTCACGCTTTTCAGGGCCTCTGA
- a CDS encoding polysaccharide deacetylase family protein, whose protein sequence is MPTLALKVDVDTLRGTLEGVPALLRLLDRHQLRATFLFSLGPDHTGRALKRVFRPGFLAKVRRTSVTSHYGLKTLLYGTLLPGPDIGRRAAGPMRDAARNGHETGVHTWDHILWQDAVVRKSADWTRHQLQLAVDRYGDLFGHAPQVHGAAGWQMNEAAYRLEQELGFTLASDGRGAHPFFPVVQGQALKVPQLPTTLPTLDELIGVDGLHADNVADHLLRLSTDGRDHVYTLHAELEGGQLAPVFDRLLQGWKAAGLHCTTLRGYADTLNLTALPRHTVGLGTIPGRSGTLALQGAAA, encoded by the coding sequence ATGCCCACCCTCGCGCTCAAAGTCGATGTCGACACCCTTCGGGGCACGCTTGAAGGCGTACCCGCGCTGCTTCGCCTGCTCGACAGACATCAACTCCGCGCAACCTTTCTGTTCAGCCTTGGGCCGGACCACACCGGGCGCGCTCTCAAGCGCGTGTTTCGCCCGGGCTTTCTCGCCAAAGTCCGGCGCACCTCGGTGACCAGCCACTACGGCCTGAAGACCCTGCTGTACGGCACCTTGCTGCCCGGCCCCGACATCGGCCGACGTGCCGCCGGGCCCATGCGCGATGCCGCTCGCAACGGCCACGAAACGGGGGTCCATACCTGGGATCACATCCTTTGGCAGGACGCCGTGGTGCGCAAGAGTGCCGACTGGACCCGTCACCAGCTTCAACTCGCCGTCGACCGCTATGGCGATCTTTTTGGTCACGCCCCGCAGGTTCACGGTGCGGCCGGCTGGCAGATGAACGAAGCCGCCTACCGACTGGAGCAGGAGCTGGGCTTCACCCTGGCGTCGGACGGACGCGGCGCGCATCCCTTTTTTCCCGTCGTCCAAGGCCAGGCCCTGAAGGTGCCGCAGCTGCCGACCACCTTGCCGACACTCGACGAGTTGATCGGCGTGGACGGGCTCCATGCCGACAACGTGGCCGATCACCTCCTGCGACTGAGCACGGACGGACGCGATCACGTCTACACCCTGCATGCGGAACTCGAAGGCGGACAACTCGCCCCCGTGTTCGACCGCCTGTTGCAAGGCTGGAAGGCCGCCGGTCTGCATTGCACGACCCTGCGCGGCTATGCCGACACCCTGAATCTGACCGCGCTGCCGCGTCACACCGTCGGGCTCGGCACCATTCCCGGGCGCAGCGGCACTCTCGCCTTGCAGGGCGCCGCCGCATGA
- a CDS encoding N-acetylmuramoyl-L-alanine amidase, translated as MLTPPRRRFLVQSSSLVLLLTAPMIARGATLMSIRVWPAPEYTRLTLESDGALSATHQVLSDPPRLVVDIQGLQLDNQLRDLAGKVKSDDPFIKDVRVGQFKPDVVRLVIDLKQAVKPQVFSLLPVAAYQNRLVFDLYPAHSGDRLMAFMQQQETLDRERQLGASGAPPQTLAQTGQHDSLGDWIRQHRSELDNQPQQFAQTEPRSTPPRQQVATPSDDLADSPPSRPDPVRRDRRNFRTVLLAIDPGHGGEDPGATGPSGVHEKDVVLLIARHLRDLAQNTPHMRVMMTRDSDFFVPLWTRVEKAQSANADLFTSIHADGWFTPDARGASVYCLSEGGATSVEARLMAQRENAADAIGGIDINSRSYQVAKVLLDMSTTAKINASLKMARPTLGKMGELVHLHSKQVQQAGFAVLKSPSIPSMLVETAFISNPEEEARLQTPAYRKQIARAIFEGLRAYLDTNPPLARRRILT; from the coding sequence ATGTTGACCCCACCGCGCCGGCGTTTTCTCGTGCAATCATCCAGCCTCGTGCTGCTGTTGACGGCGCCCATGATCGCGCGTGGCGCGACGCTGATGTCCATCCGCGTCTGGCCCGCGCCGGAATACACCCGGTTGACGCTGGAGTCCGACGGGGCCCTGAGCGCCACGCATCAGGTCTTGAGTGATCCGCCTCGGCTCGTGGTCGACATCCAGGGACTGCAGCTCGACAACCAGTTGCGCGATCTCGCGGGCAAGGTCAAGTCGGACGATCCCTTCATCAAGGATGTGCGCGTTGGCCAGTTCAAGCCCGATGTGGTGCGTCTGGTCATCGACCTGAAGCAGGCCGTCAAACCGCAGGTCTTCAGCCTTCTGCCGGTGGCGGCCTATCAGAACCGGCTGGTTTTCGATCTCTACCCCGCCCACTCGGGCGATCGGCTGATGGCCTTCATGCAACAGCAGGAAACACTCGACCGCGAGCGCCAGCTCGGCGCCAGCGGCGCCCCGCCGCAAACGCTGGCTCAGACCGGGCAGCACGATTCACTGGGCGACTGGATTCGCCAACACCGAAGTGAACTCGATAACCAGCCCCAGCAGTTTGCCCAGACCGAGCCCCGCAGCACCCCGCCTCGCCAGCAGGTGGCCACCCCATCCGACGATCTGGCCGACAGCCCTCCTTCGCGCCCCGACCCCGTGCGTCGTGACCGCCGTAACTTCCGTACCGTCCTGCTGGCCATCGACCCCGGCCATGGCGGCGAAGATCCGGGGGCCACGGGGCCCAGCGGCGTCCATGAAAAAGATGTGGTGCTGCTCATCGCCCGCCATTTGCGCGATCTGGCGCAGAACACGCCTCACATGCGGGTCATGATGACGCGGGACAGCGATTTTTTCGTGCCGCTCTGGACGCGGGTGGAGAAGGCGCAATCGGCCAACGCCGACCTGTTCACCTCCATCCATGCCGACGGCTGGTTCACGCCGGATGCCCGCGGCGCCTCGGTGTACTGCCTGTCCGAAGGCGGCGCCACCAGCGTGGAGGCCCGACTGATGGCGCAGCGCGAAAATGCGGCGGACGCGATCGGCGGCATCGACATCAATTCGCGCAGCTATCAGGTGGCGAAGGTACTGCTCGACATGTCCACCACGGCGAAGATCAATGCCAGCCTGAAAATGGCCCGCCCCACCCTCGGCAAAATGGGCGAACTGGTGCACCTGCATTCCAAGCAGGTGCAGCAGGCCGGATTCGCCGTGCTGAAGTCGCCCAGCATTCCTTCCATGCTGGTCGAAACCGCCTTCATCAGCAACCCGGAAGAAGAAGCGCGCCTTCAGACCCCGGCCTACCGCAAGCAGATCGCCCGCGCCATTTTCGAAGGCCTGCGCGCCTACCTCGACACCAACCCGCCGCTGGCTCGTCGCCGCATCCTGACCTGA
- the rraA gene encoding ribonuclease E activity regulator RraA encodes MHALFSTCDLCDAHREALHSNDLRVLPPVFRSFGKISRFRGQIATIQCRDDNALLRASLETAGMARVLVVDGAASMKRALLGGNLAALAAKNGWAGVVINGCVRDVHEIQQVPVGVLALATMPAPPDKHGQGMVDAVVNIQDVIVRPGEWLYADEDGVVVSREQLGLAL; translated from the coding sequence ATGCACGCTTTGTTTTCAACCTGCGATCTGTGCGACGCGCATCGCGAGGCCCTGCACAGCAACGACTTGCGCGTGCTGCCGCCGGTTTTCCGTTCCTTCGGCAAGATCAGCCGGTTCCGCGGTCAGATTGCGACCATCCAATGCCGCGACGACAACGCCTTGCTGCGGGCGTCGCTGGAAACGGCGGGCATGGCTCGCGTACTGGTGGTGGACGGGGCGGCCTCGATGAAGCGCGCGCTTCTGGGGGGCAATCTGGCCGCGCTGGCCGCCAAGAATGGCTGGGCCGGCGTGGTGATCAATGGCTGCGTTCGTGATGTCCACGAAATCCAGCAGGTTCCGGTGGGTGTCCTGGCGCTGGCCACGATGCCAGCCCCGCCCGACAAACACGGGCAGGGAATGGTGGACGCCGTGGTGAACATCCAGGACGTGATCGTGCGACCCGGCGAGTGGCTGTACGCGGACGAAGACGGCGTGGTCGTCAGCCGAGAGCAGCTCGGTCTGGCGCTTTGA
- a CDS encoding TIGR04255 family protein: protein MHYANAPIAEAVIDLRVADPGKIEVSSLERIRSAVSDRLPIVLPTYNVTMGVQMGGERGGMSASFQNSQEPFGYRYSAEDKSRVLQAQKIGFSYSHLPPYTEWPQFSGEARDYWEKFLSATSAKDVARVAVRVINKINISESTFDTRKYLNIYPNVPKDFPPSGRFDMRLEIGMDDVAPGARALINVKGGKSQASISELVLDFDISVESKMDANDNMIWEILDAFSSAKNRLFEACITDNTRELIS from the coding sequence ATGCACTACGCAAACGCTCCGATCGCTGAGGCTGTAATTGACCTCCGCGTTGCAGACCCCGGGAAGATTGAGGTGTCGTCGCTAGAGAGAATTCGATCCGCCGTCAGTGACCGGCTTCCTATTGTGTTGCCCACCTACAACGTCACCATGGGTGTGCAGATGGGAGGGGAGCGGGGGGGGATGTCAGCATCCTTTCAGAATTCCCAAGAGCCCTTTGGATACCGGTACTCGGCAGAGGACAAATCCAGAGTTCTGCAGGCACAGAAGATCGGGTTCTCCTACAGTCACCTTCCTCCGTATACGGAATGGCCACAATTCAGTGGTGAGGCAAGAGATTATTGGGAAAAATTTCTGTCTGCTACCTCCGCAAAGGATGTCGCCCGTGTTGCGGTGCGCGTGATTAATAAAATTAATATATCAGAATCTACATTTGACACTAGGAAGTATCTAAATATTTACCCAAATGTTCCTAAAGACTTTCCCCCATCTGGGCGATTTGATATGCGGCTCGAGATTGGCATGGATGACGTTGCGCCTGGAGCGCGGGCTTTAATAAATGTAAAAGGTGGAAAATCTCAAGCGAGCATTTCTGAATTGGTGCTTGACTTTGATATATCTGTTGAAAGTAAAATGGACGCCAATGATAATATGATTTGGGAAATTCTGGATGCTTTCAGCAGTGCAAAAAATAGATTGTTTGAAGCTTGCATCACGGATAACACTCGGGAGTTGATATCATGA
- a CDS encoding MFS transporter has translation MPTRLLRSRLPFHYAWVVLGVTFLVMLITAGTRAAPSVMLVPLEHAFGWNLASISGALSLNLALFGLMGPFAAATMQHFGLRKTVLGALVVLALAVAASSLMRHNWQMWLIWGLIVGTTTGATAMTLGAVIVNRWFVARRGLAMGLLTASSATGQLVFLPVLAYIVEHAGWRPVIWTVACGAAVVIPLVYFFLPEQPASVGLRRFGEPADAADAGSAPKTNPVAMAFGALGRAVKVRDFWLLFFSFFICGATTNGFIGTFFIAMCGDHGLSAVQGASILATMGALDLVGTTMSGWLSDRYNSRVLLFSYYALRGLALIYLPYSFGLGPLGLSVFALFYGLDWVATVPPTVRLTNDVFGSREAPIVFGWIVAGHQIGAAFAALTGGLLRSSFGSYTVSTIAFGALGLVAAVLVLRIRGSARHLAVAG, from the coding sequence ATGCCGACGCGTTTACTCAGGAGTCGCCTTCCGTTTCACTATGCGTGGGTCGTGCTGGGGGTGACCTTCCTGGTCATGCTCATCACGGCCGGCACCCGCGCCGCGCCCAGTGTGATGCTGGTGCCGCTGGAGCATGCCTTCGGCTGGAATCTGGCCAGTATCTCTGGCGCCTTGTCCCTCAACCTTGCGCTTTTCGGGCTGATGGGGCCGTTCGCGGCGGCGACCATGCAGCATTTCGGTTTGCGCAAGACCGTGTTGGGCGCGCTGGTGGTGCTCGCGCTTGCCGTGGCGGCCTCCAGCCTGATGCGCCACAACTGGCAGATGTGGCTGATCTGGGGCCTGATCGTCGGCACGACGACGGGCGCGACGGCCATGACGCTGGGTGCTGTCATCGTTAACCGCTGGTTCGTCGCGCGGCGTGGCTTGGCGATGGGCCTGCTCACGGCCAGTTCCGCGACCGGGCAACTGGTGTTTCTTCCTGTGTTGGCCTACATCGTCGAACACGCGGGCTGGCGCCCCGTCATCTGGACCGTGGCCTGTGGGGCTGCGGTGGTGATTCCGCTGGTGTATTTCTTCCTGCCCGAGCAGCCGGCTTCCGTGGGGCTGCGACGCTTCGGCGAACCTGCGGACGCGGCGGACGCGGGCTCGGCCCCAAAGACCAATCCCGTGGCCATGGCCTTTGGCGCTCTGGGCCGGGCGGTGAAGGTGCGGGACTTTTGGTTGTTGTTCTTCAGTTTTTTCATCTGCGGAGCGACCACCAACGGTTTCATCGGGACGTTTTTCATCGCCATGTGCGGTGACCATGGCCTGAGTGCGGTGCAGGGCGCCAGCATTCTTGCGACCATGGGTGCGCTCGATCTGGTGGGCACGACGATGTCGGGCTGGCTCTCGGATCGCTACAACAGCCGCGTTCTGTTGTTCAGCTATTACGCCCTGCGCGGTCTGGCCCTGATTTATCTGCCCTATTCGTTCGGCTTGGGCCCCCTCGGCCTGTCGGTGTTCGCCCTGTTCTACGGTTTGGACTGGGTGGCGACCGTGCCTCCGACGGTGCGCCTGACGAACGATGTCTTCGGCAGCCGCGAAGCGCCCATCGTGTTTGGCTGGATCGTGGCCGGCCATCAGATCGGCGCCGCCTTTGCTGCCTTGACCGGGGGGCTGCTGCGCAGCAGTTTCGGGAGCTATACCGTGTCGACGATCGCGTTTGGCGCGCTGGGGCTGGTGGCGGCCGTGCTGGTGCTGCGCATTCGCGGGAGCGCCAGGCATCTGGCCGTGGCCGGCTGA
- a CDS encoding LysR family transcriptional regulator ArgP codes for MLDYAALAALATVIREGSFDRAASALHVTPSAVSQRIRQLEERVGCALVIRDQPCRATETGRRLCQHIDRVRLLEQELHDALPALAPEEGARVPLSIAVNADSLATWLAPAIAAYAAKAPVLMDVAVDDEGHTAQWLRSGAVLAAVTSETRPTSGCNSRLLGAMRYVAAANPAFVQRHFAHGVTPGALSRAPSLMFSIKDDLQAKWVRRHCHRAVELPRHVLPSTQAFVTASAEGMGWAMHPLSLVTEHLRQGRLVELVPDSALDVPLYWHHARAASALVDGLSRAVLSAARAALLQK; via the coding sequence ATGCTCGACTACGCCGCCCTGGCCGCGCTGGCCACCGTGATTCGCGAAGGCAGCTTCGACCGGGCGGCAAGCGCCCTCCATGTCACGCCGTCGGCCGTGTCGCAGCGCATTCGCCAACTGGAGGAGCGTGTGGGCTGCGCGCTGGTGATTCGCGATCAGCCCTGCCGCGCGACCGAGACTGGGCGCCGTCTGTGCCAGCACATCGACCGGGTCCGCCTGCTGGAACAGGAGTTGCACGATGCGCTGCCCGCGCTGGCGCCGGAGGAGGGCGCACGCGTTCCGCTGTCCATCGCGGTGAACGCCGACAGTCTGGCCACCTGGCTGGCCCCGGCGATCGCCGCGTATGCTGCCAAGGCGCCGGTTCTCATGGATGTGGCGGTGGATGACGAAGGCCACACCGCCCAGTGGCTGCGCAGTGGCGCGGTGCTGGCAGCCGTGACCTCGGAGACGCGACCCACCAGCGGCTGCAACAGCCGGTTGCTCGGCGCCATGCGCTACGTCGCTGCGGCCAACCCGGCTTTCGTGCAGCGGCATTTCGCGCATGGGGTCACGCCGGGAGCGTTGTCCAGGGCGCCATCGCTGATGTTCAGCATCAAGGATGATCTTCAGGCCAAGTGGGTGCGACGGCACTGTCATCGGGCCGTCGAACTGCCGCGTCATGTTCTGCCGTCGACCCAGGCCTTCGTCACCGCCTCGGCGGAAGGCATGGGCTGGGCCATGCACCCGCTGAGCCTGGTGACCGAACATTTGCGGCAAGGTCGGCTGGTTGAGCTCGTGCCGGACAGTGCTCTGGACGTTCCCTTGTATTGGCACCATGCGCGGGCGGCTTCCGCGCTGGTCGACGGATTGAGTCGCGCCGTTCTGAGTGCGGCACGCGCGGCGCTGCTGCAAAAGTGA
- the queG gene encoding tRNA epoxyqueuosine(34) reductase QueG, translated as MEQLGTSPKDLHALAQDIKQQGRALGFSQIGITGVDLREAEAPLLDWLAAGHHGGMDYMRRHGLMRARPAELVPGTLRVITARMDYLPRNAPGNWREVEWQRLAQPEAATVSLYARGRDYHKVLRRKLKQLADHIAAQIDPGVVRVFTDSAPALEVELATRAGLGWRGKHTLLLQRDSGSMFFLGEIFVGLPLPVDAPTSAHCGSCRKCIDICPTRAIIGPAQLDARRCISYLTIEHDGAIPLELRPLIGNRIYGCDDCQLICPWNRHAQRSPLPDFEVRHGLDQAVLLDLWAWTEAEFATRTEGSAIHRIGYTRWRRNLAVALGNGLREHRDVAWRQAAVQALQNARAHADPLLRDHLDWALAQAGTQPLGTSR; from the coding sequence ATGGAGCAACTCGGCACATCGCCCAAGGATCTGCACGCGCTGGCGCAGGACATCAAACAGCAGGGACGTGCGCTGGGATTCTCGCAAATCGGCATCACCGGCGTAGATCTGCGCGAAGCCGAAGCGCCTTTGCTGGACTGGCTGGCGGCAGGCCATCATGGCGGCATGGACTACATGCGGCGGCACGGACTCATGCGCGCCCGTCCCGCCGAACTGGTGCCGGGCACGCTGCGGGTCATCACCGCGCGCATGGATTACCTGCCGCGCAACGCCCCCGGCAACTGGCGCGAGGTGGAATGGCAGCGGCTGGCGCAGCCCGAAGCGGCCACCGTGTCGCTCTACGCCCGGGGCAGGGACTATCACAAGGTGCTGCGGCGAAAACTCAAGCAGCTGGCCGATCACATCGCGGCCCAGATCGATCCGGGCGTGGTGCGCGTGTTCACCGACTCGGCGCCCGCGCTGGAAGTAGAACTTGCCACGCGCGCCGGACTGGGCTGGCGCGGCAAGCACACCCTGCTGCTGCAGCGCGACAGCGGCTCGATGTTCTTCCTGGGCGAGATCTTCGTCGGTCTGCCTCTGCCCGTCGATGCGCCCACGAGCGCGCACTGCGGCAGCTGTCGCAAATGCATCGACATTTGCCCCACCCGCGCCATCATCGGCCCGGCACAGCTCGACGCGCGGCGCTGCATCTCTTATCTGACGATCGAGCATGACGGTGCGATTCCTCTCGAGCTGCGTCCGCTGATCGGCAATCGCATCTACGGCTGCGACGACTGCCAGCTGATCTGCCCCTGGAACCGCCATGCCCAGCGCAGTCCGCTGCCCGACTTCGAGGTGCGGCATGGTCTCGATCAGGCCGTGCTGCTCGACCTTTGGGCATGGACCGAGGCCGAGTTCGCGACACGCACCGAAGGCAGCGCGATACACCGCATCGGCTACACCCGCTGGCGGCGCAATCTGGCGGTCGCCCTGGGCAACGGCCTGCGCGAACATCGTGATGTCGCTTGGCGCCAGGCCGCCGTACAGGCCCTGCAGAACGCGCGAGCCCATGCGGATCCCCTGTTGCGGGACCATCTCGACTGGGCCCTGGCCCAAGCCGGCACCCAGCCCCTCGGCACGAGTCGGTAG